Part of the Niallia alba genome is shown below.
CAAAGTTTGCTTTAGATCATTTTAAAACAGATGCTCCACGTTTTATTGAAAAAGCAGGAACAGAAACAAAATCAGTTATTTTAGTTGACCATAATGAATTCCAACAAAGTGTGGAAGATATTAAAAATGTAACTATCTTGGAAGTAATTGATCACCATCGTATTGCAAATTTTGAAACAAGTGATCCTTTATACTATCGTGCAGAGCCAGTAGGTTGTACAGCTACTATTTTAAATAAAATGTATAAAGAAAATAATGTAGAAATTAAGAAAGAAGTAGCTGGATTAATGCTATCAGCAATTATTTCTGATTCTTTATTATTTAAATCTCCAACTTGCACAGATCAAGATGTACAAGCTGCAAAAGAACTAGCAGAAATTGCTGGTGTAAATGCAGAAGAATACGGTTTAGAAATGCTTAAAGCTGGCGCTGATTTAAGTGATAAAACAGTGGAGCAATTATTAAGTATTGATGCAAAAGAATTTTCTATGGGTACATACAAAGTAGAAATCGCACAAGTTAATGCAGTTGATACAAATGATGTTATTTCTAAGCAAACTGAATTAGAGACGTCTATTCAAGCAATCATCGATAAAAAAGGCTTAGATCTATTCCTTCTTGTAGTAACAGATATTTTAAATAATGATTCTGTTGGTGTAGCGTTAGGTAATAAATCAGAAGCTGTTGCTAAAGCATTTAAAGTTGATTTAGAAAATAACACAGCATTGTTAAAAGGTGTAGTTTCACGTAAAAAACAAATCGTCCCAGTTTTGACAGAAGCTTTCGAAGCACTATAATATTGATAAATTCGTGTTGTTAGAATTACGTTTTTTTTTACAATTCCGATATACAACATATAGTGTTTTAATAATACCTTATATTCCATATGTTGTGGTAAAAATCAATTAAAACATCAAAAACCCCCTTTTTCAAAATCATACTTTTAAAAATAGGGGGTTTTTCTACAATCTGGAGGATGGGACATAACTAAATAGATACTCTGTAAAGACGAACAATTTCTAATATAGCTAGTAAATAGCGGCTGCTTTCGCATACTTTTTACAAGAGGAAATATAATTAGTTGGAAAAACAGAGCAGCCGGAATACACGAAGACTCCTATGGGATTAGCGAGACAGTCTGAGACCCTGCAGGCCACAGGCCGAAGCGGCTCAGCGCGAGCCCCATGGAAAGCGAAGTGTATTCCGGCTGCGGGGAATCGCACCAAACTTCATGGAAACATCCTTTGAAAAACAAATAAAAGCCCGAACAATTATACGGAACATTCATTAGCATCTTCGTATAATTGTTCGGAATTATCCTTGGCTGGAATACTTATGTCCCAGCCTCGTTTTTATTGGAGGATAAAAATAAAAAATGAAATTTGTTTGAACCAAATTAACAAATAATTTTACGCAACCAACATAATAAAATAAAACTAATTGGATAATCTATAAAAAAGATTTTTTAAGAAGGCCGTTTTCTAAAGGTTTGTTGTTTTTCAATAGAAAAAAAAGAATTAGTTGGAAAAAATGGAGCAGCCGGAATACACGAAGTCGCCACGGGGATTAGCGAGACAGTCTGAGACCCCGGAGGCGAAGCTGAGGAGGCTTAAGCTTAGCCCCACGGAAAGCGAAGTGTATTCCGGCTGCGGGTAATCGCAACAAACTTTACGAAAACAACCTTTAAGAAAAAGTAATCTTACAATAAGTGAATGAAAAAAAGATGAACAAAGGAGGATTTTATGAACCAAAAAATTGTTTCTATTGCTTTTGTGCTGCTAGCCATTTTTTTTCTTACCCATACAAAAGTTGTCCAAGCGGCAACTGGATTGAATATAGGGGATACAGCTCCTAATTTTACACTAAAGGATTTAAGTGGTAAAAAGGTCCAGTTATCTGATTTCAAAGGTAAATCTGTCATGATTAATTTTTGGGCAACTTGGTGCCCTCCATGTAAAAAAGAGATGCTTGATATAGAAACATTTTCTAAAGAGTACAAAGATCAATGGGTTGTTCTTGCTGTTAATGTTGATGGGGGAAATGAAGAAGGTGTTAGACAATTTATCCAAGAGAGAAAGCTCACCTTTCCTGTAATAATGGATGAAAAAGATGTGGTGGCTAATCAATATCATATACTTAGTATTCCAACAACGTACTTTCTTAATAAGGATGGTGTCATCATTAATAAGGCGTATACTATGTTAACATTTGAGCAAATGAGAGAATTGGCACAAAGTAAAAAAGAATAAAAAATGAAAAAGAATATGTAAGCGCTTTACAAAAAGATTCTAATGTACTATAATTACAAATGTAGTAATAAGGAGTGCACGCCTTGTTTAATTATCTGAAAACAAAAACTTTTCTAATAGATTAAAAAATTATTTATTTTTATTGTAATAATTATCAAACTTTTTGGGAAATATGTTAGTACAAATTTATCTAAAGGAGAATGACCTATGAGAAAACCTCGCAAACGTTCATTTCAAGAATTAGTTTTAGAAAATAAAATGCAATTATTAAAGGATAGAGAAGCAATCGAAAAAATTGAAGAACGGTTAGAAAGAAAGCATTTGAAAAAAGTACGTTAATAAGTAAAGCTAGAAATTACCATCAATTTTGCTTGTTCTTTTGTACAAACTATAAAAGAAGGAGTTGATTTAGATGAGTAATCCTAAAAAAGACAGTAAACACTTTGTACCTAGCCATATTGGGACAAAATCTAGAAGCTTTGGTGGGAACAAAGGAAAACAAATGCAGGATAAATCAGGACAACATGCACAAGTAATTCAAACAAAAGGCGAATAATTTCTTCTGTTAAATAGGGCAGCAATAGCTTATCTTTTGTCAAGATGAGCTATTTCTGTCTTTTATTTTGTTGGAATAATAAAGCTTAATTAAGATAATTCCTATGAGTAAAGTAATAATCATTAACGAAAATAGAGGAATATGTTAGTATAAAAAAGGAATGCTAAATTAATTAAGAGAAGTGAATATATGAATACTGAAAAAATGAAAATAAATGTAAGACAACATGATATTTTATCCTTCGAAAAGGAATTTGCAGAGAATGGTTTTGTTAAGGACGAAAAACCGCTTTTAAATAAAATACAAGAGCTTAATGAAGCACAAAACCCAATTGAGATTTCTCAGTTATTAACGATTGCTGCTTTATCTCGTATGCACGGGAATCAAAAGGATACGATTGCTGTCGCTTGGTTAAATAAAGCAATTGAGCTAAACTCAGAAAATACAATGGCACTTAAATACCTTTCGCAATATGATTGGAAGAATTTTAGCAGTTTATTGGAACAACTTGTATTTCCTAATATTCGGGAAACCGATAATCGAACAGCAAAAAGAAAAATCGCTGAGCAATATATTAATAATTGCCGTACCTTTTTAGAACAAATCGAAGAGGAAGTAGCACATATTAAAAATCAGAAAAAAAATGCTGCTTTGTATGAGAATAAACCGGCTGTTGCTAAGTATGAAGAAATGGAAGAAACGTTAGGAGAGGTAATCGAGAAAACATCTGCATTACTGAAATCTGCAGAAGAATATGAGGAATCCATAAGTGGTGTTTTTCATACATCCATTTATTATGAAAGTGTAAAAAAATTAATTGAAGAACTTCAAGAACTAAAAAAAGAATGGACAAACCTATTTATTGAGGAAGAACAAGGTGATGCTGCTTCTCTTTCCTCATTAGAAGAACTGGAGCAAATGGTTGGCTTAGATACAGTTAAGAAAAGAGTACGAGATTTTTATCAGTTTTTAAGCTATCAAAAGTCTCGAAAAAAACTTGGCTTTATGATTCAAGACGAGTTAAGCTTAAATATGATCTTTACAGGGAATCCTGGTACTGGAAAAACAACATTAGCTCGGTTGATGGCAAAAATTTATCATGAACTTGGTGTGCTGCCTAGCGCAGAGGTAGTAGAAACCGATCGATCACAATTAATTGGCGGGTATATGGGACAAACAGAAGAAAATGTTCGTTCCGTTGTAAAACAAGCGGTTGGCGGTGTGTTATTTATCGATGAAGCCTATAGTTTAAAAAGAGAGGGTCAATCTGGCAATGATTATGGGCAAACAGCAATAGATACACTAGTTTCGTTAATGACAGGTTCAGAATTTGGCGGGAAATTTGCTGTTATTTTAGCAGGGTACCCTGAA
Proteins encoded:
- a CDS encoding redoxin domain-containing protein; this translates as MNQKIVSIAFVLLAIFFLTHTKVVQAATGLNIGDTAPNFTLKDLSGKKVQLSDFKGKSVMINFWATWCPPCKKEMLDIETFSKEYKDQWVVLAVNVDGGNEEGVRQFIQERKLTFPVIMDEKDVVANQYHILSIPTTYFLNKDGVIINKAYTMLTFEQMRELAQSKKE
- a CDS encoding acid-soluble spore protein N: MSNPKKDSKHFVPSHIGTKSRSFGGNKGKQMQDKSGQHAQVIQTKGE
- a CDS encoding FbpB family small basic protein; amino-acid sequence: MRKPRKRSFQELVLENKMQLLKDREAIEKIEERLERKHLKKVR
- a CDS encoding AAA family ATPase, encoding MNTEKMKINVRQHDILSFEKEFAENGFVKDEKPLLNKIQELNEAQNPIEISQLLTIAALSRMHGNQKDTIAVAWLNKAIELNSENTMALKYLSQYDWKNFSSLLEQLVFPNIRETDNRTAKRKIAEQYINNCRTFLEQIEEEVAHIKNQKKNAALYENKPAVAKYEEMEETLGEVIEKTSALLKSAEEYEESISGVFHTSIYYESVKKLIEELQELKKEWTNLFIEEEQGDAASLSSLEELEQMVGLDTVKKRVRDFYQFLSYQKSRKKLGFMIQDELSLNMIFTGNPGTGKTTLARLMAKIYHELGVLPSAEVVETDRSQLIGGYMGQTEENVRSVVKQAVGGVLFIDEAYSLKREGQSGNDYGQTAIDTLVSLMTGSEFGGKFAVILAGYPEEMRQFLDGNHGLRSRFPASNMIHLPDYTPNELLAIGERIVSANDYVLTEDGKRALLKRVEKEQVDESFGNARAVRNIVLDAIFSKGSRKSNDQEILKYTLLQESDFVCEEENNSIDPAKELNNLIGLAKVKEEIKKIIAFVKVQQLRQTKAKKNLPIQLHAVFTGNPGTGKTTVAKLYAQFLKDCGILKRGHLVVTSRADFVAGYVGQSAIKTRKKIREALGGVLFIDEAYSLLGTSGQDFGKEVIDTLVMEMTNHNENLVVILAGYPNETSALLQSNPGLTSRFKKFIHFDDYSPAELIEIMKMYAANYDYALSDEAITMLEDQLPTVSTDGNGRFATNIMDEAVQLQALRLSDQLEQGINPDVSTISADDIKYVLNGYRRKFEG
- a CDS encoding manganese-dependent inorganic pyrophosphatase, whose translation is MEKVLIFGHKNPDTDTICSAIAYAELKKALGVEAEAVRLGDVSGETKFALDHFKTDAPRFIEKAGTETKSVILVDHNEFQQSVEDIKNVTILEVIDHHRIANFETSDPLYYRAEPVGCTATILNKMYKENNVEIKKEVAGLMLSAIISDSLLFKSPTCTDQDVQAAKELAEIAGVNAEEYGLEMLKAGADLSDKTVEQLLSIDAKEFSMGTYKVEIAQVNAVDTNDVISKQTELETSIQAIIDKKGLDLFLLVVTDILNNDSVGVALGNKSEAVAKAFKVDLENNTALLKGVVSRKKQIVPVLTEAFEAL